In one window of Bombus vancouverensis nearcticus chromosome 10, iyBomVanc1_principal, whole genome shotgun sequence DNA:
- the yps gene encoding Y-box binding protein ypsilon schachtel isoform X2: MADPEKQPEQPKAGQQKLIIANKVTGTVKWFNVKSGYGFINRNDTKEDVFVHQSAIVKNNPRKAVRSVGDGEVVEFDVVIGEKGHEAANVTGPSGEAVKGSPYAADRRRGYRGGHWYISQRRGNTRPQRRPREGQDGYETGEGKTGDEANVGEGGGQQRRYRVRRQYDGYYRGSRRSGPSAQQQGDNTGDGGEQGGETGGDGGVPRGGGRGRGGPSRRYFRRNFRGGRGGGPPRRPRSQDGQVKESQPVQNTTTESTA, encoded by the exons GGGACTGTAAAGTGGTTCAACGTGAAGAGTGGGTACGGATTCATCAACAG GAACGACACCAAGGAGGATGTATTTGTTCATCAA TCAGCCATCGTGAAGAACAACCCAAGGAAGGCTGTGCGCAGTGTCGGCGACGGTGAAGTGGTCGAATTTGACGTGGTAATAGGCGAGAAGGGTCATGAAGCGGCCAACGTTACCGGTCCATCCGGGGAAGCAGTAAAAGGTTCGCCTTATGCTGCCGACAGGCGACGTGGGTATCGCGGAGGTCATTGGTACATCAGTCAAAGACGTGGAAACACTCGACCTCAACGTAGACCTCGGGAAGGTCAAGACGGTTACGAAACCG GTGAGGGTAAGACCGGGGACGAAGCGAATGTCGGCGAGGGAGGCGGACAGCAACGACGTTACAGGGTTCGACGACAATACGATGGCTACTATCGTGGATCGCGCCGTTCTGGTCCATCGGCGCAACAACAAGGAGATAACACCGGCGACGGTGGCGAACAAGGTGGCGAGACTGGCGGGGACGGAGGCGTGCCACGTGGTGGCGGTCGTGGACGCGGAGGACCCTCTCGTCGTTACTTCCGTCGTAATTTCCGCGGGGGAAGAGGTGGCGGACCTCCGCGTCGTCCTCGTAGCCAGGACGGCCAAGTAAAA GAAAGTCAGCCGGTTCAGAACACCACCACCGAAAGCACCGCTTAA
- the yps gene encoding Y-box binding protein ypsilon schachtel isoform X1 produces the protein MADPEKQPEQPKAGQQKLIIANKVTGTVKWFNVKSGYGFINRNDTKEDVFVHQSAIVKNNPRKAVRSVGDGEVVEFDVVIGEKGHEAANVTGPSGEAVKGSPYAADRRRGYRGGHWYISQRRGNTRPQRRPREGQDGYETGEGKTGDEANVGEGGGQQRRYRVRRQYDGYYRGSRRSGPSAQQQGDNTGDGGEQGGETGGDGGVPRGGGRGRGGPSRRYFRRNFRGGRGGGPPRRPRSQDGQVKSEQKSDAPKDKDAPVAVPAPQESQPVQNTTTESTA, from the exons GGGACTGTAAAGTGGTTCAACGTGAAGAGTGGGTACGGATTCATCAACAG GAACGACACCAAGGAGGATGTATTTGTTCATCAA TCAGCCATCGTGAAGAACAACCCAAGGAAGGCTGTGCGCAGTGTCGGCGACGGTGAAGTGGTCGAATTTGACGTGGTAATAGGCGAGAAGGGTCATGAAGCGGCCAACGTTACCGGTCCATCCGGGGAAGCAGTAAAAGGTTCGCCTTATGCTGCCGACAGGCGACGTGGGTATCGCGGAGGTCATTGGTACATCAGTCAAAGACGTGGAAACACTCGACCTCAACGTAGACCTCGGGAAGGTCAAGACGGTTACGAAACCG GTGAGGGTAAGACCGGGGACGAAGCGAATGTCGGCGAGGGAGGCGGACAGCAACGACGTTACAGGGTTCGACGACAATACGATGGCTACTATCGTGGATCGCGCCGTTCTGGTCCATCGGCGCAACAACAAGGAGATAACACCGGCGACGGTGGCGAACAAGGTGGCGAGACTGGCGGGGACGGAGGCGTGCCACGTGGTGGCGGTCGTGGACGCGGAGGACCCTCTCGTCGTTACTTCCGTCGTAATTTCCGCGGGGGAAGAGGTGGCGGACCTCCGCGTCGTCCTCGTAGCCAGGACGGCCAAGTAAAA TCGGAGCAGAAGTCGGATGCACCTAAAGATAAGGATGCACCTGTCGCTGTCCCTGCTCCACAG GAAAGTCAGCCGGTTCAGAACACCACCACCGAAAGCACCGCTTAA